In the Salmo trutta chromosome 33, fSalTru1.1, whole genome shotgun sequence genome, one interval contains:
- the kif26ab gene encoding kinesin-like protein KIF26A isoform X3: MDWKELAAQKLNLSSKRKKHQPPSLLHPGAQEPSIYPTNFCGILQLSPPPAPPCLLRAVSKVKENPGMGKVKVMMRICPSLEAPDSSESMSFLKVDPRKKQLTLYDPSVNDRANSGHRRATVAVPKIFAFDAVFTQDASQAEVCSGTVSEVIQSVVNGADGCIFCFGHVKLGKTFTMIGKDGSTQNLGIVPCAISWLFKLINERKEKTGTRFSVRVSAVEICGKDEALKDLLSEVSTGSVQDGQSPGVYLREDPICGTQLQNQSELRAPTAEKAAFFLDAAIAARSTSRPDSDEEERRNSHMLFTLHIYQYRMEKSGKGGMSGGRSRLHLIDLGSCEKVLSKSRDGGGGLCLSLTALGNVIMALANGAKHVPYRDSKLTMLLRESLGNINCRTTMIAHISDSPANYTDSLTTIQLASRIHRMRKKKSKYASSSSGGESSCEEGRIRRPPHLRPFHPRTVALDPDLPSLLSDPDYSSSSEQSCDTVIYVGPGGAAISDRELSDNEGPPTFVPIIPSLNRKRSGKDGPLDRDHFFKCNTFAELQERLECIDGSEEPTAFVGEGRGSQASPKMDSKAKECPGSVSPKTVTKASSSQENISPKLAPKSVATPPSSSPHISPSKSKLEHSRGVSQSICRTSADGEKVMTSESRASPIKQGVATVPVSEPVVREKVYFNKKPLPKPAPPPPQQRDSRRGNGEAEERSPTRMPPVGMSHQVGKQGESGDPFLDRTQTRGPVEVCQLRSTLRERCLDRDILRATVTLQQPVELNGEDELVFTVVEELSIGSIIDNGRPSSIISFNSDCSLQALASGSRPVSIISSINDEFDAYTSAVGGEEVNIEVLTPLQDDSFVCVGSRGSSISSWLSEVSVCTLESERVHSADVFLPQTKHIGPDGIFYLDSLGMFHCESSRRDAKNSLNDSGFSFSELDSDSAASSKLSLTKCPLSPESTKGSLRFPSKTAKVNSLSSSSQPSQGPYIVHSSLPRKVKPTSSIAYSSSSSHEPQRQEVKQEDPWQRIVNPSEPQLPDSSATSKLPRTPVSGIPCRKAGVVNSNGVSRPPKVQGSTSAQRVVDGCEKSTSKKVEPPSKMPQLRRGATTLGTVPVIHVSPETKATTKNIITTTNILKFSSLGKNGKANGQQASMLPKPGGTSPPPPPVRKSSLDQKNRPLLPQSALKSAYGEAGRPKLTRGAVSEDELEIRCRGDSNSLKISSLRGDYTPAKATSSLRARGDASRQHYGSQMSLERCDSMSMVGSKPTLSRENSGASLGCSKSSRSIPRYGVPNSTSSPIATSPTSPCCATGALGKPGQVKGSVNPRVLGAVNGSKARSLSASNSKGLSSSTKSLAAPATRNPNANLPPTGKTSAPRANAAVSSKPGRGTIMGTKHAMRAANSRVSELATGSTSGKHLRGSGDSDSGNDSGVNLSDDKSPVAMLPSPYSKITAPRRPQRYSSGHGSDNSSVLSGELPPAMGRTALFYHSGGSSGYESMIRDSEATGSASSAHDSMSESGMSSSGRPRTSKSPKKRNGLQRRRLIPAPLPDTSSLGKKAGTAGQWVDLPPMSGPLKEPFEIKVYEIDDVERLQRRRQEDSAEQPFQDVEKGLLYFNSKLKVLERRQQQIRELKVKHEALKEELEDTKTRLMMDPCKWIGEFEVDQDLDKESQEYLQALGQVTEELEFCVNLCKSRVMMVTCFDISVASPPNTQEGLREVEV; encoded by the exons GGCAGCTCAGAAGCTGAACCTCTCGTCCAAGCGGAAGAAGCACCAGCCTCCCTCCCTGCTGCACCCTGGAGCCCAGGAGCCCTCCATCTACCCCACCAACTTCTGCGGCATCCTGCAGCTCTCGCCACCCCCCGCCCCGCCATGCCTGCTCCGCGCTGTCTCAAAGGTCAAGGAGAACCCTGGGATGGGAAAA GTAAAAGTCATGATGCGTATCTGCCCCTCCCTGGAGGCTCCTGATTCGTCAGAGTCCATGTCTTTCCTGAaggtggaccccaggaagaagcAGCTGACCCTTTACGACCCCTCGGTCAACGACCGCGCCAACTCAGGGCACAGGAGAGCCACCGTGGCCGTCCCAAAGATCTTCGCCTTCGATGCAGTGTTTACCCAGGATGCCTCTCAA GCAGAGGTGTGCTCAGGGACAGTGTCTGAGGTCATCCAGTCTGTGGTGAACGGTGCGGACGGTTGCATCTTCTGCTTTGGGCATGTCAAGCTTG GCAAGACATTCACCATGATTGGCAAAGATGGCTCCACCCAGAACCTCGGCATCGTGCCCTGCGCCATCTCCTGGCTCTTTAAGCTCATCAACGAGCGTAAGGAGAAGACGGGCACGCGCTTCTCTGTCCGTGTGTCTGCCGTGGAGATCTGTGGGAAGGACGAGGCGCTGAAGGACCTTCTGTCTGAGGTGTCCACGGGAAGTGTTCAGGACGGACAGTCCCCAGGGGTCTACCTGCGTGAGGACCCTATCTGTGGCACTCAG cTCCAGAACCAGAGTGAGCTCCGCGCCCCCACGGCAGAGAAGGCAGCCTTCTTCCTGGACGCGGCCATCGCAGCACGCAGCACCAGCAGGCCCGACtcagatgaggaggagagacgCAACTCTCACATGCTGTTCACACTGCATATCTACCAGTACCGCATGGAGAAGAGCGGCAAGGGAGGCA TGTCGGGCGGACGGAGCAGGCTGCACCTCATAGACTTGGGGAGCTGTGAAAAGGTCCTCAGTAAGAGCCGAGACGGAGGGGGGggcctgtgtctgtctctcaccgCACTGGGAAACGTTATCATGGCTTTAGCCAATGGAGCTAAGCACGTACCTTACAG GGACAGCAAACTGACGATGCTGCTGAGAGAGTCACTGGGGAACATTAACTGCAGAACTACAATGATCGCCCACATCTCTGACTCCCCTGCCAACTACACTGACTCCCTCACCACCATCCAGCTGGCCTCACGCATCCACCGCATGAGGAAGAAGAAGTCCAAG TATGCATCCAGTTCCTCTGGAGGGGAGAGCTCCTGTGAGGAGGGGAGGATCCGTCGGCCACCTCACCTCAGACCCTTCCACCCCCGGACGGTGGCCCTGGACCCGGACCTGCCCTCCCTGCTCAGCGACCCAGACTACTCCTCCAGCAGCGAACAGTCCTGTGACACTGTCATCTATGTGGGGCCAGGGGGCGCCGCCATCTCAGACCGGGAGCTGAGTGACAACGAGGGCCCCCCCACCTTCGTTCCCATCATCCCCTCCCTGAACAGGAAGCGGTCTGGGAAGGATGGCCCCCTGGACAGGGATCACTTCTTCAAGTGCAACACATTTGCTGAGCTGCAGGAGCGCCTGGAGTGTATCGATGGCAGTGAGGAGCCTACAGCATTTGTTGGAGAGGGCAGGGGAAGTCAGGCCAGCCCCAAGATGGACAGCAAAGCAAAGGAATGTCCTGGCTCTGTTTCCCCAAAGACTGTAACTAAAGCCTCCTCCTCACAGGAGAACATATCACCTAAACTTGCTCCTAAATCTGTAGCCACTCCTCCATCCAGTAGCCCCCATATCAGCCCTTCTAAGTCTAAACTGGAACATTCCAGAGGGGTGTCACAGAGCATATGTAGAACAAGTGCTGATGGTGAGAAGGTGATGACGTCAGAGAGCAGAGCAAGCCCAATCAAACAGGGTGTGGCCACGGTGCCGGTCTCTGAGCCAGTAGTACGGGAGAAGGTTTACTTCAACAAGAAGCCCTTACCCAAGCCTGCTCCCCCTCCCCCACAGCAGAGAGATTCACGCAGGGGCAacggagaggcagaggagaggtcCCCCACTAGAATGCCCCCTGTGGGAATGAGCCATCAGGTTGGAAAACAGGGGGAATCTGGGGACCCTTTCCTTGATAGGACGCAGACCAGGGGACCTGTAGAGGTGTGCCAGCTACGCTCCACCCTGAGAGAGAGGTGCCTGGACAGGGACATCCTCCGGGCTACGGTCACCCTGCAGCAGCCTGTAGAGCTGAACGGAGAGGATGAGCTGGTGTTCACTGTGGTGGAGGAGCTGTCCATCGGCAGCATCATAGACAACGGGCGGCCCTCCAGCATCATCAGCTTCAACAGCGACTGCTCCCTGCAGGCCCTTGCCTCCGGCTCCCGGCCCGTCAGCATCATCAGCAGCATCAACGACGAGTTTGACGCCTACACATCTGCTGTGGGGGGTGAAGAGGTCAACATCGAGGTGCTCACCCCCTTACAGGATGActcatttgtgtgtgtgggcagCAGGGGCTCGTCCATCAGCTCCTGGCTCAGCGAGGTCAGCGTCTGTACTCTGGAGAGTGAAAGGGTACACTCTGCAGACGTTTTCCTCCCACAGACTAAGCACatcggcccagacggcatcttcTACCTGGATTCCCTGGGTATGTTCCACTGTGAATCATCCCGAAGGGATGCCAAGAACTCCCTGAACGACAGTGGCTTTAGCTTTTCTGAACTGGACAGTGACAGTGCAGCATCTAGCAAACTGTCCCTGACAAAGTGCCCTCTGTCTCCCGAGTCAACCAAAGGATCCCTCAGATTCCCATCCAAAACAGCTAAAGTTAACTCTCTCAGCTCCTCCTCCCAGCCCTCCCAGGGCCCTTACATAGTCCACTCCAGTCTTCCCAGGAAAGTAAAACCTACCTCATCAATTgcctatagtagcagcagcagtcaTGAACCACAGAGACAGGAAGTCAAGCAGGAGGACCCATGGCAGCGCATCGTCAACCCCTCTGAACCTCAACTTCCAGACTCCAGCGCCACCAGCAAGCTCCCCAGAACCCCAGTAAGTGGCATTCCCTGCCGCAAAGCTGGTGTTGTCAACAGCAATGGTGTATCTCGCCCACCCAAGGTGCAGGGTTCTACCTCAGCCCAGAGGGTGGTGGACGGCTGTGAGAAGTCCACCAGTAAGAAAGTGGAGCCCCCCAGCAAGATGCCTCAGCTCAGACGAGGGGCCACCACCCTGGGCACTGTGCCTGTCATCCACGTCTCCCCAGAGACCAAGGCCACAACCAAGAACATCATCACCACAACCAACATTCTCAAGTTCTCCTCTCTGGGGAAGAATGGAAAGGCAAACGGGCAGCAAGCCAGCATGCTCCCCAAACCCGGTGGTacctcacctcctccacctccagtgCGTAAGTCCAGTCTGGATCAGAAAAACAGACCTCTGCTGCCCCAAAGTGCCTTAAAGTCTGCGTACGGGGAAGCAGGGAGGCCCAAACTTACCAGGGGGGCGGTGTCAGAGGATGAACTAGAGATCCGCTGCAGAGGAGACTCCAACAGCCTCAAAATCTCCAGCCTCAGAGGTGACTACACCCCGGCCAAAGCCACATCCAGTCTGAGGGCCAGAGGAGATGCTAGTCGGCAGCATTACGGCAGTCAGATGTCTCTGGAAAGGTGTGACAGCATGTCAATGGTGGGCTCCAAGCCCACTCTCAGTCGAGAAAACAGTGGAGCCAGCCTGGGCTGCAGCAAGTCCAGCAGATCCATTCCCAGATATGGTGTACCAAACTCAACCAGCTCTCCCATTGCTACATCCCCAACTTCCCCCTGTTGTGCTACAGGTGCTCTAGGTAAACCTGGGCAGGTCAAAGGTAGTGTTAACCCCAGAGTGCTAGGAGCGGTCAATGGAAGTAAGGCCCGTTCGTTGTCAGCGAGCAACTCTAAGGGCCTGAGCTCCTCCACCAAGTCCCTGGCAGCTCCAGCCACCAGGAACCCCAATGCCAACCTTCCCCCGACTGGCAAGACCTCCGCCCCGCGAGCCAACGCAGCCGTCAGCAGCAAGCCTGGCCGGGGGACTATCATGGGCACCAAGCATGCTATGCGGGCAGCCAACAGCCGGGTCAGTGAGCTGGCGACAGGCAGCACATCAGGCAAACACCTGAGGGGCTCAGGGGACTCTGACAGTGGTAATGACAGTGGGGTGAACCTGAGTGATGACAAGTCCCCCGTGGCCATGCTGCCCTCCCCCTACAGTAAGATCACAGCCCCCAGAAGGCCGCAGCGCTACAGCAGTGGTCATGGCAGTGACAATAGCAGTGTTCTGAGTGGAGAGCTGCCCCCAGCTatgggccgcacagccctcttcTACCACAGCGGGGGCAGCAGTGGTTATGAGAGCATGATCCGGGACAGCGAGGCCACAGGCAGCGCCTCCTCTGCACACGACTCAATGAGTGAGAGTGGAATGTCCTCCTCAGGCCGCCCCAGGACATCCAAATCCCCCAAGAAACGCAATG GGCTACAGCGGAGGCGGCTCATCCCGGCCCCCCTGCCAGACACCTCGTCACTGGGGAAGAAGGCTGGCACAGCTGGCCAGTGGGTGGACCTGCCGCCCATGTCAGGACCACTGAAGGAACCCTTCGAGATCAAGGTGTACGAGATCGATGATGTGGAACGGCTCCAGAGGCGACGACAGGAGGACTCGGCTGAG